A window from Clostridia bacterium encodes these proteins:
- a CDS encoding class I SAM-dependent RNA methyltransferase yields the protein MYDLFIPSASGVESVVKRELERLGYPNAKADNGRIKLVGEQEDIARLNMCLRSGERVLIKLAEFNAQTFDQVYDNVYAFCWQDILPVDARILVYGKSINSKLFAIKSLTSIVKKAIINKLYDCYKCNLNETGSRYKIEIALLGDNAVITLDTTGEGLHKRGYRTLSHQAPMKETLANALIDFSIYNPDKTLVDLFCGSGTIPIEACLRALNIAPGLYRDYDYRHWHTFDNKSYDLAKEEAQDKQTLDRRVDISGYDISSEAIDISRYHAKQAGVDKYINWQVAPMNKFTSDIRFGVLVSNLPYGQRVGEVEDIIQINKDLGKLYSRLPDWNFYLFTSDQNFERQFGKRADKVRKLYNANIQCAYYSYPSKVKPIKIAKND from the coding sequence ATGTATGATTTATTTATTCCTTCGGCAAGCGGGGTCGAATCCGTAGTAAAAAGAGAACTAGAACGTTTAGGCTATCCTAACGCAAAGGCAGATAACGGTAGAATTAAACTTGTCGGCGAGCAAGAAGACATCGCCCGACTTAATATGTGTTTGCGTAGCGGAGAAAGGGTGCTAATTAAACTAGCCGAGTTTAACGCTCAAACCTTTGACCAAGTATACGACAATGTCTATGCGTTTTGTTGGCAAGATATTTTGCCTGTCGACGCAAGAATTTTAGTATATGGCAAAAGCATAAATAGCAAATTGTTTGCAATTAAGTCGCTTACTTCTATTGTAAAAAAAGCTATTATCAACAAACTTTACGACTGCTATAAATGTAACTTAAATGAGACGGGTTCAAGGTACAAGATAGAAATAGCCTTGCTAGGCGACAATGCCGTTATAACCCTTGACACTACGGGCGAAGGGCTTCACAAGCGAGGCTATCGAACGTTATCTCACCAAGCGCCTATGAAAGAAACTCTGGCAAACGCTTTAATTGACTTTTCAATTTATAATCCCGACAAAACATTAGTAGATTTATTTTGCGGTAGCGGTACTATTCCAATAGAGGCTTGTTTGCGAGCCTTAAATATTGCTCCCGGTCTGTATAGAGATTACGACTACCGCCACTGGCATACTTTTGACAACAAGAGTTACGATTTGGCAAAAGAAGAAGCGCAAGACAAGCAAACGCTTGATAGGCGAGTAGATATTTCGGGTTACGATATCAGTAGCGAGGCTATCGACATTTCTCGTTATCACGCTAAACAAGCCGGCGTAGACAAATATATTAACTGGCAAGTTGCGCCTATGAACAAATTTACTAGCGACATTCGTTTTGGAGTGTTGGTAAGCAATCTTCCCTATGGTCAACGAGTTGGCGAAGTAGAGGACATTATTCAAATAAATAAAGATTTAGGCAAACTTTATTCTCGCTTGCCCGATTGGAATTTTTATCTATTTACTAGCGACCAAAATTTTGAACGACAGTTTGGCAAAAGAGCCGACAAGGTTCGCAAGCTATATAATGCAAATATACAATGCGCTTACTATTCCTATCCTAGCAAGGTCAAACCTATAAAAATTGCTAAGAATGATTAA
- a CDS encoding GtrA family protein codes for MATKKEDFLQVLKFVLFSASAGVIQMVSFTLLNELVVWPSFALDAKYGPNYFIALVLSVIWNFTFNRKFTFKSANNIPIAMLKVFAYYCVFTPLSIWWGIALTRIGWNEYLVLILTMIVNMATEYLVCRFFVFGKSINTNDLAKKQQAKLSSQEETNQELKQDEIKQEDIINQTKDNLK; via the coding sequence ATGGCGACTAAAAAAGAAGACTTTTTGCAAGTCCTTAAATTTGTATTGTTTTCGGCGTCGGCAGGCGTTATACAGATGGTTAGCTTTACTTTGCTTAACGAACTTGTTGTTTGGCCGAGTTTTGCCCTCGACGCTAAGTATGGGCCAAATTATTTTATAGCCCTTGTGCTTTCAGTAATATGGAATTTTACTTTTAATCGCAAGTTTACTTTTAAGTCGGCAAATAATATTCCAATAGCTATGCTTAAAGTATTTGCCTATTACTGCGTGTTTACCCCGCTTTCAATTTGGTGGGGCATAGCTTTAACTCGAATAGGTTGGAACGAATATCTTGTGCTTATACTTACAATGATTGTAAATATGGCGACAGAATATCTTGTATGTCGTTTCTTCGTGTTTGGCAAAAGCATAAACACTAACGACCTTGCAAAAAAGCAACAGGCAAAATTATCTAGTCAAGAAGAAACAAATCAAGAACTTAAACAAGACGAAATTAAGCAAGAAGATATTATTAATCAAACCAAAGATAACCTTAAATAA